A single window of Hyla sarda isolate aHylSar1 chromosome 2, aHylSar1.hap1, whole genome shotgun sequence DNA harbors:
- the RTN4RL1 gene encoding reticulon-4 receptor-like 1 gives MQRTGSRLDLFLVLFGLQLPFISPCPINCICYPSPMTVSCQAHNFGAVPEGIPEISERIFLQNNQITMLQRGHFSPLLVTLWLYSNNITFIDPATFEGFDNLEELDLGDNRYLRALSGETFQGLSRLHTLNLYKCGLSSLPSGIFGGLHSLQFLYLQNNHIEFLQDDIFIDLVNLSHLFLHGNKLWSLHQNTFRGLVNLDRLLIHQNQLQIIHRDAFHDLKRLTTLFLFNNSISELQGECLAHLSALEFLRLNDNPWDCNCKSRSLWEWLRKFRGTSSNVICESPEKMQGRDLKNLKKEDFVHCSGSESLNQIKTPTYTTTTHHKGHHSHHSSKEKGKDFHQNEPAAHPDPRPGTRKHGKNCTNHKNRNQIFKPASGKGMHDVQDYVTNYKQKFSIDSMPTASTKRKTKCTRRTSMRMPSGVQQATENNRCNGVRVSLLLFLLVLAVIVR, from the coding sequence GGAGTCGCTTGGATCTATTTTTGGTTCTTTTTGGACTGCAGTTGCCTTTTATATCACCATGCCCCATAAACTGTATATGTTACCCTTCACCAATGACTGTCAGCTGTCAGGCTCACAACTTCGGGGCTGTACCTGAGGGGATCCCGGAAATCAGCGAGAGGATATTCCTTCAAAACAATCAGATAACTATGCTCCAAAGGGGACACTTCAGCCCTTTGTTAGTCACTCTGTGGCTTTACAGCAACAACATTACCTTCATCGATCCAGCAACGTTTGAAGGGTTTGACAACCTTGAAGAGCTGGATCTTGGGGACAATCGCTACCTAAGGGCTTTGTCAGGGGAGACATTTCAAGGTTTGTCTAGACTTCATACCTTAAACTTGTACAAATGTGGCCTCAGTTCCCTGCCTAGTGGGATATTTGGTGGACTCCACAGTTTGCAATTTCTCTACCTTCAGAACAACCACATTGAGTTTCTACAAGATGACATCTTTATAGATTTGGTCAACCTAAGTCATCTTTTTTTGCATGGAAACAAGCTTTGGAGCCTTCATCAGAATACTTTTAGAGGTTTGGTCAACCTGGATCGCCTCCTCATTCATCAGAACCAACTTCAAATCATTCACAGAGATGCTTTTCATGATCTTAAGAGGCTGACCACGCTATTTCTGTTTAACAACAGTATATCAGAACTGCAAGGGGAGTGTTTAGCACATCTTTCTGCTCTGGAGTTTTTGAGACTTAATGATAACCCCTGGGACTGTAACTGTAAATCCAGATCCCTGTGGGAATGGTTGCGGAAGTTTAGAGGGACTAGCTCTAATGTTATTTGTGAGTCACCTGAAAAAATGCAGGGCAGAGAcctgaaaaatctaaaaaaagaagattttgtGCATTGTTCTGGCTCAGAGTCTCTAAACCAAATAAAGACTCCTAcctacaccaccaccactcatcacAAAGGGCACCACTCTCATCATTCCTCCAAGGAAAAAGGAAAAGATTTTCACCAAAATGAGCCTGCTGCCCATCCAGACCCACGCCCAGGAACAAGGAAACATGGTAAGAACTGCACCAATCACAAAAACCGAAACCAGATCTTCAAACCCGCATCTGGGAAGGGTATGCACGATGTACAGGATTATGTGACAAATTACAAACAGAAATTCAGTATTGACAGTATGCCCACTGCTTCAACAAAGAGGAAGACTAAATGTACACGGAGGACGTCCATGAGAATGCCAAGTGGAGTGCAGCAGGCCACAGAGAACAACAGGTGTAATGGGGTCAGGGTGTCCCTGCTGCTCTTCCTACTGGTGTTAGCTGTCATTGTACGCTGA